The genomic window aaatggtgTGTTCGatatatataggaatatattacttaagaatttgtttacaaaaacatCTTAAGTTGCCTTCATGACTTATTAATgataaaactgaattttaaaatatggttCTTTACATTGGCCCATCATTACTAACAAATTTGAtcattaaactacatgtattaacaaaggTTTCGGAAATAATCGCAAACTTACGCCTTGAGAGTAAGGAAATATTCCAACAGCTTTTGATCGCATTAACAAATGTCTATCATATATCTACTAGCATCTCCAATCACCTGTAGTACCGCTCACATACAAACTCTGACAGAGTCGGACATATCTGCTAATATCTAGTGAAAGCCCATCAGCGCTGAAGAATCCTCCAAGCGAATCTTACCGTCTATAAATAACGTCGACGAGGGTTTTCCAAAGGGCATACTGTATGCAACAAATGTATACAAGTCAATAGTAtattaattcattcatttacCCATGAACTTTGTTTATTGCAACCAAGCAACAGTAGGGGGCAGGGCAATTTTTCCGAGTCCTGACAGATTGCAGCGTTGTTCTGGAGTAATTCATAATGGTACTTTAAGGCTTCTTGACGAATCTTCCAAGTATTCCTGACTTTTATTGAGGCAGGTAGTTCGGTAAAAACAAAGGGAGGGGGTTACTGAAGGTGGGGAGATGTTTGAACTTTGCTCTGTTGATGGATAAGGTCTATCATTCAGGCAAAGCCagtgaaaaaaagaaaccctCGAAAATTCAGGCAGGTGTGTGGAATTTTTATGCaggatttttaaacaaactgtttATGTAAATAGAAAACATATAGCGACCCAGTGATGGACTTCTGATGTAGTTTATCTCTCCGGATGCAGGAGGTCTTAATTGATATGGATAAATAGGGCATAgggttagagagagagagagagagagagagagagagagagagagagagagagagagagagagagagtaggtCTCAACATTCCATCTCAAacatcagagagagagagagagagagagagagagagagagagagagagagagagagagagagagagagagagggtagGTCTCAACATTCCATCTCAAACATCTCATGTGTATCtcaagaaagaaagaaagaaataaagaaagagagagagattgagagatTTTTAGAATACCAATCATTCAGAAAGGTATTCTAATATTTCAGCGCATGTGGGTTTTAAGTATGATAGCAACACGATTTCTCACTTATCACAGAAGTAAATATTTGTAAAGCACTGATGGGCAAAAACCTAACACATTTCATTCATAAATTGGATCCAATATGATGAGTGTAAATAAAGCACGGCTGATCACTTCCggattttttgtgttttgtggAGATCAGCAGAACAAATCCAAATTATCACATTCGCttaaagtttcaataaaataaatacctttgtgatTAGctaaaaattttcaagaatttcgaataaatgaatgtaaaaaaaaacccagaacaaATATCAGAAGTGAGTaacctatttattttttttttttgcaaagaattTATAACATACATAAAGCTACaatcaagcatttttttttttaatttggtacCCCTTACGACCTccgatatatatttataaacagcaCTGTTGCCTTTAAAGTTTGCGTTTTAAACGCACGTACGTAAAAAAGGTCAGATCAAACgcttcattttgaaaaaaaagaattgattgAATTTTGGACATTTCAGTATACAATGTGGTCATTAACATTACAGTTTTAGCTGTTCATGTCTGTAAACATGTAATTTGGATGTATATTGGTCAATACAAATTTATCTGGTAtcttttgtattattttatgttatattaaTAGCTAATAGGTATACGCATTTGAAATTACAACATGATTATTCgacatcaaataaaacaaaaacgaaaTTCAGAGAAAGGAAATTTACTCGTATATTTACTCCATCTTGTACACATAACACTTTTAAATTCGATGAATTTTAAAgcgaaaatgacaaaaaataaatcaatcttACAAACAAGAGACGTTATAATTCGTAGATTTTcgatcaaaatattaaacattgatcattcatattttaaatataaaaaaatgcataattattcCAGTATACATGCAGAGTTCTCATACAAGAAACCACATATAAAGCTGCTTACAGATTCAATTGACAACGATTTCTTCAATAAACGTGTATACAATGGACTTGTAATATCACGGTATGCTACTATTGACTCTCTGTTGACAGTGATTTATCGATGACAGTAATGGTTGACGACTTATCACTACTACCTGTTTAACACCCGTTTGACTTCCTTTATGTACTGTTCATCGTTCTTTCTCTTTCTGAACGGGCTTTTCAGGAATTCTGCCATCAGTGGTGTGGCGACTAGTCTTTGGTAATATTGCTGAAtcgaacaaaaatattaaatattaaaatatcattatgaaTATATGCAAAATTAATGTATACATGTCTATGTAATATAAAATGGACAAGAAATAGATTCTGAGTGGcaattattttcatcttcttctacagtaatatatactagtatgccAATCCCATAACAGTGGtcacaaaatgaaattaaagtctttgaaaaataaaaattaaaacattaaaatttttcaaacatctgcATATGTATCAtgtttagtatacatgtattctttatttcttgagttcctttatttaaaataaaaagttaaaaaaaccaACTGCTTCTGGGATtgcattagtaaaaaaaattgatggttttCTTCTCAGTTTGCACTTTCTTCTTTCATCTGTATACTCCGGCCTTTCCTTCACAGTGATTTGATGTAAcagtttttgttttatacatgtaagactTCAATCCCGTATACTTTTACgcatattatttcttttatctgTACGATACACGTACCTTAAATCtttcttgttttattctgatttTTTACTTGCTATATTCAAAACTTCAATACGATGTTCTATTCCTGTTATCTGTTTAGGACACGTAACTCTTTTTCAGTGCAATTTGATGTTTGGCTTTCATAACAAACCTTTAAGTTAATCATTGTGCCATGTTTTCCTCTAGGCGGATTTACATAGTTATGATTATGCATTGCGCAATGCAACGAAACATTTGGAACCTGATTTAAAATATTCCCCGCTTACGTTCGTATTAACAGATTAACAATTGATGAATTAAATACAAACCCTTGCTCTGTATTGACATAATGAAAACATGTACGTACTTTACTTTCTGGAGTACATTGTGgagatagaaccattttaacaagagcttggactttgggtagttgtgtcaaacagcaatgtgaagtgggcctgtctatttcattgctggccactcagccatggcttttttggaatcaacaagatttgtcttgCTTTTTagcgaagactacgcaatcggtgcatatttcgcttctaaccgtgtcatttttaactttatttgacgcaagaaatagatagctacgccctactgaaagtccaaggtcttgttaaaatggttctatatgtaACACTGGCATTGTACCCACTACGTTTGTTGCTTTGGTTCACGTCCGGTTTATGCTTTTTCTCTCTTTGTTTCAGTAGTATACTCATGTATGTACCTTAACTTCACTGTGGTCATCAAGGAAATCGTCGCCCCCAAACTCCACACACGACAGGAGCACCTCCAGGAAGCCGACGTCCGCCATTGTTAAAGAGGTCCCCACTAGGTAGCCACTTCCGGTTTCCTTCAATCTCTATAATTTTAACATTctctttttcaatgttttttttccctTACAAATCGATACCAAATGTACAAAACCATTTCCTAAATCAAAAGATATATTATTCAGCATTTGATACTGAAATATAACATTATCCCACTGAGTTGgtataattatatcattttgtcTTGGGTTATCTAGATCTATGGCTTTACTGATTTTTGAGTTAGACTTgcgcattttaaaaatgaaaggtTTTTCAAATACATACAGTAAGTTCTTTTCTTTAATGGTATAAGTCTAGAATAACATGTATTCCTACAGTACGGGTTATTTCCTCAAATAGTCTTTTCTTTGatgttaattattttgtattgaacaatCCACTTTCGTAaatcttttgttaaaaattcattttacaatgATCTCAGTTGTCAGATGTAgataacaaaatttattaaaaaaaaaaaaaaaaaaagtatataaaatttcttttttcgcGTACATTTAACTTCTAAACGATATAtgatttaacttttaatttataaagaaataagttgtttttgaaaaaaaaaagaaatgtcttTAAATTCTGATCTTTGGTTGTATGACCAAGTTCTCTAGAATTATCAGTCTGTTTCAATGATGAATGAAGTAGCACGGATCAACACACCGCTGGTAGTTAGTCGAagtttatatgatattttgtaattgtgttttaatGGCGTTATCGACAATAAATTAAGTGCGCTATAGAAACATTCTGTCGTGCGACAGGTGCTAAATAATGAACCCAGTTTCACAAGGTAAAGTAGAGTTtcgtaatatatttgtaattttttgtgaGATCGTGATATTTTATCAATACTTGCAGCGTTCGCATTCGCCtgatgttatacatgtatcatttgtTACAACATTTCAGTCAGATAAATAGTTAATGTTTGTAGGGCTTGCATACACGTTATGCGTGACAGAGGCCTACATTCATCTTTGATGTCAATAGCCGGATTAAAATTTCTTGATCTTCGATCGCAAACCTATTAAATCTAATTGCGCGGAAATTACGATAAATCGTCACGAAGATTATAGAAATAATAAACGTATAATATAATTTCTTCAGTACAACCCTGCCTCCACAAAAACAAGGTAATGCAGCCGAGTGCAAAGAAGGAAGgagttgatattttttgttaatttaaagtGTAGAAACGAATTAATTAAGGTTCACCTTTTCCAGGGCTGGGAAATATTTGTCCTCCCCCGCCGCTTTTGCGTCCTTTACGGCTTGTTCTTCCGTTTTCGTAACGAGCACCGGTAGAAATTTGGAGTAGAAATCACGTGACGCCTCGTAGTACATGTCGATCCTagaatatgtaaaaatatataattatattgcaaGTAAGAAAATGTATAGCAATGACAATAGacgtgtaaattaaaaataatacagcTACATTTTCTTGTCCAATATACTATTGAGCTGTTTTCTAAGGCCCAATGCATAATTAATGAccatctctctttctctctttctctttatctctctctctctctgttatgtAATATAGATTAATTTAATGCACACATGTTTATGTATTACAATAAACAGTTTTAGCATTGTGATTTTTTATGACAAACAACGATGTAGGATGTcagatggttttttttatatcgacTTCTCGGTATTTTACAGTATATCGCTATATCAATTATATACCATCTTCCCAAGTAAagagtttctgatccgctccgctctacataaacagagcggatcagaaacccttgacttgggaagatgagtATATACATGTtgtacaattgtacatgtaaatgcgagctctttttaatatattatgcTTCGTTTCTACAAAAAATAGCTAAATAACTAAAAATTAACCCATATCTACATTTGTACATTGAtttgtgctctctctctctctctctctctctctctctctctctctcttacataGCTGCCTCTTTGTCGTCTGCTCCGTACATCCCGCCTTTTTTCGCCACGTAGCGGACGATGGCTCCAGTCTGGACTAATTCCATGTCATCAATCTTCAGTAATGGAACTTGTTTAAACGGCAAGAGGTCATCTACATAAGAACAAATACAACAAAAGCTTAAACGAAGacaaacatgtttacataattcAAAGCTTCGGAAATTCTCTTAATGATCGATTACATGTAGCTTCGTTCTCATTgaaagtttataaaaatttgaaattacattttttcgCTGTATGAGCATGATTTAATCCCCTATACGACGAAAGTATATAACAAGGGTTGAACATATTAGCATTGGATGATAATATTGTGTGTTTGAAAAcatcaatgaaaatttagattttttcccCAGTCAAATATCCATCTTCTTTCATCTAGTTTACAGACCACTTAAAATCTTTATTTGCAAtcataaattattcattttatggaTAAGTGATAAAAAGGTCTCTAAGGAAATGAACATCGGGTACGGGGTGTGTGTTTTCAGTTGCTCTAGTGGTTATGgcgtatatatgtatatactttACCTTGTATCAGTTTCTCAAACGGCTGCCGCTCTGTTAAGAATGTTTCCGTGAACTATCGGTGATAAAAAAAACGTGTTATCTTAATTTATCTGTGTCCTTATGGGAAAAGAAATATGGAAAAAATTAAGCAATATAAAAGTAATGTACCTTAGCCAATGACAAAcgttttaaatcataaatgtgTTAACATGCAGTATTAAAGTacatgaaagttaaaaaaaaaaacttgagtCATTGGATTTTGTGATGCGGAAAGTGTTTCAGAAATTCGACACCGAACACTTGATTCAAGGGGACAACTGTCGATgggtaaacaattttttttttttacaaatgtgatATCTTTGTCAGTTAAGCTGACACCCCTTGGCTCTATCAAAATACCTCCTCCCCCAATTAAACaatccagagagagagagagagagagagagagagagagagagagagaaagagagagagagaactctCCTGAATTACTATAATCCATACCGGTATTTTAGCAGCTGCCAGCATCATTCGGATTACCTCGCCCTTGCCTCTTCCATTAAAGTAGGTCAGATTGGCCATATTTGCTAGAACTTTGGCCATCCACCGCTACGACTTCTCCACTCTCTGGTTCTGAAAGGACGACACTGGAATGTTTTAACGTGGAAATAACTCTAGCTACAGCTTGTAGATCAGGGCCATGCATGAGTTATGACTGAGGGGATTATAGCCCATGTGAAGTgtgaataaaaagtaaaaaaacacTTCATCTGCAGTGGGTGTATATATAATGTAGGCGATCAATGTACTCTGTACAAGCGATGTCTGTATGCATTATTAATAAACTTCCTACAAccttttgaataaaatgaaacatacTTTAGTTATTGACTAAcgttaaataaagaaaatgttagACACTAGTTTTATAATTGATAGATCTATACGGTATCCTTGTACCAGATGTCTACTTTATCGATcgatacatgcatatatataaaatacctTATAACCTGCGTAAGGTAACTGTAAATTACATATTAGATTTTGTCCATGCATGTGTTAACGTGCTGAGTAAAATAAttgcttaatattttaatttgtataaacAAATCGTTAATCATATGCGCTTATCTGTACaattaagtaaaatgatattaaaaatctaaattcatAATCATTCCAATGTATACATGTTCACTGTCTGCATTCAAATCATTGCACGttttaaaatgagaaatatttttaaaaaaatcattggttTGCCAATAAAGATTTCCGTGTACATTACCGTAAAGTACAATTATACGTAAATTACCTGTATGTAATGGCAAATAATCATCCTACATTAGCGCTCGTTTCCTGTTGTGTAGATTTCCCAAAGACCTAACACATTTCATTCATAAATTGGATCCAATATGATGAGTGTAAATAAAGCACGGCTGATCACTTCCggattttttgtgttttgtggAGATCAGCAGAACAAATCCAAATTATCACATTCGCTTAAGGTTTCAGTagaataaatacctttgtgatTAGctaaaaattttcaagaatttCGAATAagtgaatgtaaaaaaaaaaccccagaacaAATATCAGAAGTGAGTAAcctatttattcttttttgcaAAGAATTTATAACATACAAAAAGCTACaatcaagcattttttttaaatttggtatCCCTTACGACCTccgatatatatttataaacagtaCTGTTGCCTTTAAAGTTTGCGTTTTAAACGCGCGAACGCAAAAAAGGTCCGATCAAAagcttcattttgaaaaaataggaATGGATTGAATTTTAATGTGGATTTATCACAATACATGTGGTCATTAACTTTAAAGTTTTAGCTGTTCATGTCTGTACtgcagtatacatgtaatttggatGTAGATTGGTCAATACAAATTTATCTTGTGtcttttgtattattttatgttatattaaTAGCTAATAGGTATACGCATTTGAAATTAAACCATGATTATTCTAcatcaaacaaaaacaaaattaagagaAATTTACTCGTACATTTACTCAATCTTGTACACATAACACTTTTAAATTCGATGAATTTTAAAgcgaaaatgacaaaaaataaatcaatcttACAAACAAGAGACGATATAATTCGTAGATTTTcgaccaaaatattaaacattgatcattcatattttaaatataaaaataatgcataatCATTCCAGTACATGTAGAATTCTCATACACAAGAAACCACATATAAAGCTGCTTACAGATTCAACTGACAACGATTTCTTCGATAAACATTGTATACAATGGACTTGTAATATAACGGTATGCTACTATTGACTCTCTGTTGACAGTGATTTATCAATGACAGTAATGGTTGATGACTTATCACTACTCCCTGTTTAACACCCGTTTAACTTCCTTTATGTACTGTTCATCGTTTTTTCTCTTTCTGAACGGGCTTTTTAGGAATTCTGCCATCAGTGGTGTGGCGACTAGTCTTTGGTAATATTGCTGAAtcgaacaaaaatattaaatattaaatatcattatGAATACGCAAATGTATACAAGTCTATGTAATATTAAAAGGACAAGAAATAGATTCTGAGTGGcaattattttcatcttcttctacAGTAATATATATGCCAATCCCATAACAGTGGtcacaaaatgaaattaaagtctttggaaacaaaaaattaaaacattaaaatttttcaGACATCTGCATATGTATCATGTTTAGTATATTCGTTATTTCTTGAGCtcctttatttaaaataaaaagtttttaaaaaaccattgCTTCTGGGATTACATtagtgaaaaaaattgatagttTTCTTCTTTCCGGACACTTTCTTCTTTCATCTGTATACGCGGGCCTTTCCTTCACAGTGGTTTGATGTAAcagttttgttttatacatgtaagactTCAATCCCGTATACTTTTACgcatattatttcttttatctgTAAGATACACGTACCtttcttgttttattctgatttTTTACTTGCTATATTCAAAACTTCAATACGATGTTCTATTCCTTTAATCTGTTTAGGACACGTAACTCTTTTTCAGTGCAATTTGATGTTTGGCTTTCATAACAAACCTTTAAGTTAATCATTGTGCCATGTTTTCCTCTAGGCGGATTTACATAGTTATGATTATGCATTGCGCAATGCAACGAAACATTTGGAACCTGATTTAAAATATACCCCGCTTACGTTCGTATTAACAATTGATGAATTAAATACAAACCCTTGCTCTGTATTGACATAATGAAAACATGTACGTACTTTACTTCCTGGAGTACATTGTGcagatagaaccattttaataagagcttggactttgggtagttgtgtcaaacagcaatgtgacgtaggcctgtctatttcattgctgaccactcagccatggctcaaCAAGATTTGTTTGGCCTTTTAGCTAAGACttcgcaatcggtgcatatagatagctacgccctactgaaagtccaaggtctgttaaaatggttctatatgtaACACTGGTATTGTAACCTCAGGCTACGTTTGTTGCTTTTATTCACGTCCTTGTGCATTTTCTCTCTTTGCTTCAGCAGTATaaacattatgtacatgtacctttacatCACTGTGGTCATCAAGGAAATCGTCGCCCCCAAACTCCACACACAGCAGGAGCACCTCCAG from Magallana gigas chromosome 9, xbMagGiga1.1, whole genome shotgun sequence includes these protein-coding regions:
- the LOC105337533 gene encoding glutathione S-transferase 3 isoform X3, whose product is MAKVLAKMAHLTYFNGRGRGEVIRMMLAAAKIPFTETFLTERQPFEKLIQDDLLPFKQVPLLKIDDMELVQTGAIVRYVAKKGGMYGADDKEAAMIDMYYEASRDFYSKFLPVLVTKTEEQAVKDAKAAGEDKYFPALEKRLKETGSGYLVGTSLTMADVGFLEVLLSCVEFGGDDFLDDHSEVKQYYQRLVATPLMAEFLKSPFRKRKNDEQYIKEVKRVLNR
- the LOC105337533 gene encoding glutathione S-transferase 3 isoform X2 encodes the protein MAKVLANMANLTYFNGRGKGEVIRMMLAAAKIPFTETFLTERQPFEKLIQDDLLPFKQVPLLKIDDMELVQTGAIVRYVAKKGGMYGADDKEAAMIDMYYEASRDFYSKFLPVLVTKTEEQAVKDAKAAGEDKYFPALEKRLKETGSGYLVGTSLTMADVGFLEVLLSCVEFGGDDFLDDHSEVKQYYQRLVATPLMAEFLKSPFRKRKNDEQYIKEVKRVLNR